The Malus domestica chromosome 17, GDT2T_hap1 genome contains the following window.
tttttctttcctatGTTTTTTTGGTTGTAGGGGAACTAAGAAATGCTACAATAAGACACTTTGTGAGGAACATCTTAATGTGATACTACCAGCAAAGCCACCTTTTCATCCTCGGCAATTTCGCACATGTGCAGTTGTTGGAAATTCAGGAGATCTTTTGAAGACGGAGTTTGGAGAAGAGATTGATAGTCATGATGCTGTTATAAGGGATAATGAGGCTCCTGTTAATGAGGTAAAATAGCATGTCTGTTTCGTAGCATTGGTGAATATATGGATTTATTCTTTCATGACAGCCTTTGATTCTTCTGTGGTTCTAATTGGAACCACAGGTATACTGTTACGTTCACTGCTTTTATAGGCAATAGAAGGAATAATAGGCACTAGTTTGGTTGATAAAATTCTTATTTAGTCTTTCATATGTGTAGAAATATGCCAAGTATGTGGGTCTGAAGAGGGATTTTCGGCTTGTTGTAAGGGGTGCTGCTCGAAACATGGTTGCCATATTAAATGGGTCCGGTATGCTTCTAATATTTTGTgtgtataaatttttatttcttacttTTGTGTGGCCAAGTTAAGTTGTGCCTGCTGTATTAGATAAGTCCTAACCTTCGTGGCGCTTCACGAAAAGTTACTCAAGTGTGTTTTCATATTTGCAACTTTCCCTTCTTATGCAGCTGATGAGGTACTTATAATCAAAAGTGTTACACACAAAGACTTTAATGCAATGATCAAGGTGAAGTTCACATCTAAGGAGGCCAatatatttctttctttctttctttagaATATAGTTAACACACCCCATTTTCTGAGATTTCACAAACATTTTGGATCCTAACATATTGCAGGGTATTACAAATCCAGTCTACCTTTTCCAAGGTATTGTGCTCCGCCGAGGTGCCAAAGGAACTGGAATGAAATCAATAGAATTAGCACTATCTATGTGCGACGTTGTTGACATATATGGTTTCACTGTTGATCCTGGCTATACTGAATGGTTTGTTTCCTTTGGCTTTTACTTGATACATTGTTGTTATTTATTGGCTGGCATTATTATAGCAAGCAAGGAACCTGTTTATATTCATGCCTTtgcatgtgaatataagtttctTTTGCATTTCTGATCACGCAGTGTTATGGTTCAGTAGATGCCCTCTAGTTTATATATTATTTGTATCAACTCAGGTGTGACATTGTTTATATGTCTTCTTATGGCTTACCAATTTGCTGCTTTATTGTAGGACACGCTACTTCTCTACACCTAGGAAGGGGCATAATCCACTTCAAGGAAGGGCATACTACCAGCTCCTAGAGTGCCTTGGTGTAAGAACATACACATTTTTTCTTTATAGATATCGAAAATGCAGGCGCATGCCTGAATTCTCATCACCGAATGTTTCAacttttagctttttttttatatgtcagGTTATTAGAATCCATTCTCCCATGAGATCTAAGAGGAAGCAAGATTGGTCAGATGTTCCAAGTCGAGAAATGATAGGCAGAGCTCATGCAGCTGCATTGCGATTAAAGAGGGGTGAGGCTGGTGACTTGGGACAGTTTGGTAGTTGCAAGGTGTCCGGCAATGTGGACCCTGACAAAGTTGGGCCTGTCTCAGGCTCTCCAGACATGAGTGATAAAAGAAAGTTTTCAAATTACAATAAATGGGAAGTTTTGCCTTTCAAGAGTCTGAGGAAGGAGGCACAGGACCACTATATTCAAATGGAAGGTGTTTCTCTCTACAAAATGGATGGCAATAAGTTGGATGACCTAGTATGCGTGAGGCATTCCTTATCAGATGTCTAGCCAAGAAATATCCTGTGTTTGAGTCTTTATGGATTTAACTTGGATGGTTAAGAGCAGACCCAGCCGTGTGTTACCGGTTTCTCCTTGACTTGTGGAATTTTCAGTGAGATGGTCTTCATCCCGGTGGATTATGGAGTGCGGCTTGTTTTACTTCTCTCGTTATACTTGGATCAGTGGTCGTGACATGGGAGGAATCTGAAGCTGCCTTAAGCAGTGGGAAAGATGTCGACAGAAATCGAATTCTTGTATTTTTTGGGTTACATTTGTAGAGATTTTTGGAAGTGGAAAGATGTCTGGAATACGCATATAAGGTGGCTTAATTAACGTTTGTAATAGATTCTTTTCAGTACATACTACATAGATATTCATTATCCAACGGAGGAATGTAAACTGATTTAAGTgacattttgttttatttgaggAAATTTCAGTGTCATTTTGTGTAGACAATTAAGCTTGTATTTTGGGTTGTATGGTTGTTTCGTTGATGTTTGAGCATCACCATACAACAATATATGACATACGTTGGCGCATCTTTCAACCATACAACAATATATGACATACGTTGTATATTCAACTGCAAgtatcatttaatattttggaagaaaagGTGATCCCGTCTCATCTAATGGTTAAGACATCTGCTGCATAACATACCATGGGACCCACTCACTAATCTATGTTAAGTACCTCTAGCATCCATGTCTTTTTACAAAAGGAACATGCAGGATGCAGCTGCGCGCTTCGCCTTCACTTCCTCAACCATCCATTGTTTTCCAAGTTCCATATGATACGAGTCATGTGACGGCACTTGGATCGTCAAAAGCGCTCCTCAAATTTAAAACTCCAACTCCAAGAGTGTATGAATCCCCAAAACCGTTCCTTAATCCCAACCTCAACGCCCAGAAATCCGTTGATTCCCGTACCGTTCGATCCCCACACATTCCGCTCCAATTTTCTGGTCAAGAACTTCCTAAATCGAGACAATTGTTCGACCAAATGCCTCACCAAAACACCATCTCCACAAACATGATGATTTCCAGCTACGTCGACTCCAGCAATCTTTCCAAAGCCGACATGCATAGGTGGGGAACTAAGCCGGATTATGTGGTCATCAGTTCTGAACTCGTGCAAAATTCTTAAGAACCAAGAATTGGCAGAGAGAGCAGCAGACCGACTTTTCAATATGGCAAAGCTTAGCGATGCAGGTGCTTATGTCAGCATGTCAAATATCTATGCAGCAACAGTTCAGTGGGAGAGTGTTGGCAAGGTGAAGAAGGCAATGAGGGAGAGAGGAATCAGAAAGGCTACAGCATATAGTTGGGTTGAAATCAATCACAAAACTTATGACCAGAGCCACCAGCAGAGTGTGAAGATAATGAAAAAGATTGACGTGTTGGCCTAGGAGATGGAAAAGGAAGGATACAAGCCAGATACAAGCTGTGCCCTGCACGACGAGGATGAGGAAATAAAAGTGAAGTCCCTGAAATATCACAGCGAACGCTTAGCAATTTGCTTTTGCATTGATCAGCGCACCAGAAGGATCACCGATGGTGGTGATGAAGAACTTGCGAGCTTGCATGGACTGCCATGCCGCAGTTTAAGGTGATCACGAAGATTGTTGGGCGGGAAGTAACAGTTAGAGACTCAAGCAGTTTCCATCATTTTAGAGACGGGCTGGCATCTTTTCATTAACACCATGGCATAATCCTTAAGCCACATTGAAAGTTTGAGAAAGTGATGGGGAAATGTTTCGCTCTTGCGATTGTAGGTTTTTCCCGCAAATCCTTCGTCCAGGTACCAGAACAACCATTtaatcaaaaacaattttcacaAGAATGACAATTctttatttcaccaaaaataCAATTCATTCCTAGTTAACTCCTTGCAACACaagcattacatcatccaaCATGATACAATATTGGTGGCGATGCCACGTCTTCAATTCTAAGCTGACAGCCGAAGGGGCAGAGATTTTCCCCATAAATGGTCAAACTAATGACTAAAGCTGAAAATCATAAGCTGTTTAAACTAACAGATCATTTTCAAAGAATCGAAGAATTGAATCTCGTTCAATGTTGCTCTGACACTAAGACAGAACCATTCTTGGATCCACGTTCTACTTCAAAGAGATCATTTCCAAAGAAAGCCTGGTGGAGAGCCCTAACGCACTGCTCCGCTTCATTGTCATTTACAACCAAAGAGATATTAACCTGGCCGGTGGTAATAGGTAAACGGTGAGTTCATCTACCACAACGATCAAATGCATAAACATTTCATAGGAAGTCAACTGTAACCACACTATTCATTCATGAATCACGTCCAATGGAAAATTAACCAGGATTTAGGAGAGTGAGAAAAATCACAGATAGACACAAACAGTCAAATCAAAATTTGGCTTTCCGTTTTACTGTTAATAGGAAAAGGGACAGAACTATTGTTGCTAGGAGATACCTTGGATGCACCCTGAGAGATCATCTGAACATTGACTCCAATGGTTCGAAGAACCTGAAATGCCTGCCACATACGACCAAAAATGTCAATACCAAAATCAAATATACATGAACAAAGGGGTAGCTAATGTTGACTGAACAATTGCAGTCGACCAGAGAACAAAAGAAATTTAGGGGACTTTTTTAACTACTTAGCAAAACACAATACAGCACCTTCTCTAGTATCAGTGATGACCTCTGCACATTTCCAATGAGAGATATAATTGATCTGTGCTGAAGAAGATTGACAACAGCAATTTTCTCAAGTTCCTCCACAACATGGTCAAGTTCCTGCAAGGAAGATGCAGTATTCAATGAGATTTTATGTAACAATTCCATGCAAAAATTGACTGGTCAACCATCTTCACTTCAAATATGTTGTGCACGTGATTGGCTACAATTTttccataacatgcaccaacaAGAAGGAACatacataaaatgaaaaatcataaaaaaacacACGCAGACAATTTAATAAAGCTTAGATGCATGGGTCAAGtaactccagaaaatcataACCAGTAAGAGCAAATGGAAGATGAGATCATACGCTTGCCTGCTGAATAAGCTCTCTGCTCCAAAGCTTTGAGGGATCCAGTGTCAAGGAAATACTAACTTCACTGGTAGCAACAACATCAACTGATATGCCCAAATCTTCGAAAGTTGTAAATACCTACAtggaaaatattataaataaaagccACCAAGTTATCAAGAGGGACAACCAACAGAAACaaggtaatttgttttcttcACCTTAGCAAGAAATCCATATTGACCCAGCATGCGAGTGCTAACAATATCCAACATAGTCACGTTCCTTTTCAAAACAATGCTTGTTAATACAGCCTGCAATAGAGACAGAAAAATTCAATGAAGTCTCGAGCATTTTATGACAGTGGTGCTCAATTTTCCAGCAGACTACTACAAACCTTGCTCATATCTCTTGCATGGGTAATGACAGTACCGGGAGCGTTGGGGTTGTATGAATTTTTAACCCTCACTGGAATATCAGCCTCTCTGGCTGGTCTCATGGACTGTGGATGCAAGACCtgcaagaaggaaagaaaaattattaaatcatgttttttttcttgttgaaaGAACACAAGTGTAACTAAAATACAGGTGGTTTAAGAGCTTATTGACTACTCCAAAGCACAACAAATCATTAGAACAGGAAAACTAAGTATTTAAAGTCAGAAAAAAAAACCGGATTAAATAAGTTGGAGAACCTTGCACCTAATATTGGCACTTGTTAATAAGAGAAGTATTGCGGATATTATCAACATTTAGCATCACTGTTGATACCTGAGCACCAAAATATGCTAGTTCGGCAGCCTCTTCAAATGTCAAATAAGGTACAGGTTCAGCACGCGGATATATGTTAGGATCACATGTCAAAACGCCATCAACATCCTTCCACACCTGTAAGACATTGAAAAATAGGTCATATTTTGCTACTTTTAAAAGAACTAGGAACTTGagcaaaattattttttattcaaacaCACCTGAATTTCTCGTAACCCCAATGCTTTACCAAGGGTTGTAGCTGTCAAATCACTGCCACCTCTACCCAATGTAGTCACAGCACATGATTTCCATCCCTGCAACCAGAAAAACAGTGTCAATGGTGTTAATAGTTGAACCTTTTCAAAAACAGAATACATGTTGAAGTTAGCCAGAAGAGACACCTTTCCAAGGAAACCAGTAACAATTGGAATAGCAGGATCACATATCCAATCACCCTGTACCCTCTTTGCGACAGCTGGATAAGTTGCCTCCAAGATGTCCGCATTTGTGAAGTCATCTGTGGTTATAAACCCAATTTCAAAAGCATCATACTGCCAAAACAACAAACACGATTATATTAACTTGCTATCCGCAAGAATGGTGCTAACAAACAATTAGGAATTCCTCAGAAATTACAGCTGGAAATTTGAAATCACTTCCACAATTACATTAAATTGGGAAAGAACATACCTGGCGGGCTTTAACACCAATCTTATTCAGATAGGCAGCAAAGAGCCTTGTGGACATGCATTCCCCAAATGAAACCAGATAGTCTTTTGTTCGTAAAGTCAACTCTTTCATCATAGCAATTCCCTTCAGAAGTTGTTCCAGTTCTTCCAGGTGTGCTGCAAATCAGAGATAACAGGAAAAGCCATATAAATcagtaggattacaatgaacaatGTATACACAGCCATGCTAACAGAACAGCCAAGGCTTTAGGCTGCTTAAAACTTTGGACAAATTTGGACTTGCTAATATGCAAAACAAGGATCATATTTTGCATTAAAAAAACAATGGACTTTACGTGCAGATAAGAAAAGAAACTCACATGATATGATAGAGCTGTCCACTCCAAGTTCTTCCACGGTCCTATTCAAAATAGGATGGTGCACAGTGAGGAAATCAAAAATTGAATTATTTTTCCTAAAACATCGcactagaaaaataaatattccGCTGCACTCACCTGAGATGTAATTCTTTTATGAAGCTCAACTCATCAATCATAGATACATTGGTGACACCGCAAGTGACAGCCTTTTCTCCTGCCTACTCATGAGCAACCAATTTGACCATCATTTGTTGTTATTCATAAGAAATGAAGGGATAAAAGGTTGGATGACAATATCTAAGTAATATTCATATAATGTGGTACCAGTAAGAGTTTGTTAGTTGTCTTTCCCATGGCAGAAAGAACAATGACAGGCCTCTCTTGTGGGAAGCTGAGTATAAGATCAGCAacctctctcattctctctgcAGTGGCCACCGAGGAGCCACCAAACTTCATGACGCAAGTCAATTGTTTCTCATTGTCACCAAGGCTTTGATTGTCAGTCTGTTTCTTTTCAAGAACATCCGCAATTCCTCCCTCGCAACTGACTCTCAAAACCCTGCTCGTACAAGAAAAGCTTTTAGCACTTGCAAAGAATCCATTGCTGGAAGCGACACCAGTAGCGAAACGAAGACTTTGCGACCATAGTGGTTGCTTGAATCGCAAAGATCTTTCTGGGGATGCAGGGCACAGAGTTTTAACTCGGGAAAAATGCAAGGCAGTTTCCATTCTAAAAGAAGTTATTTCGACGAATGATGTGAATGGCGTACAGAGCTACGAACTCAAGATCCCAACACAACCGGTTTGACGAATTCGAACTTTTAGCTGCAGCTCAATCTGCAAAATTCCATAACTTCACTGAAAATTTTCTGAACTAAACAAACGGCTAAAACAACATAAAGATGtaatttcacaatttatttttgtttgaagtAAAAGTAAAAGACAGAGAAGGAATTAACTCATTTGCATTGATATTAAATGCATTCATATATTAGAGAGGTTGAAAAGTACCTTGAGATGATTGGCAGATCAATGAGATGAGAGCAAACCAGACGTAAAGCCTCCAAGCCTACAACAAGGGAACGAGAGTGGTGGcagaggaggcggcagaggctCTGTGGTCCGTCGTAGATTCAGAGCATTGAGAGGGGGAGCTGGCGGCGAATCTCTCTCAATACTCGAGGAATGCGGAAGGAACACCGGAAAGACAACACACAACaaacaaaccaaaccaaaccaaaccaaaccaaaccctgGCGGCGCCTCTTCTTTTTAACCGCGTTGTGTTATGTTGTTTGTTGAATGAACGAATGGAAATTGTGGAATGCCCAACgtgtttcttattttattttaatttctttttctttttcattaaataaattaGTTCTCTTATgtgttttcatatttttatgaAAATCGTCTCGTCGTTTTCAGTGGAACCGACGGTGGAGACTCAATCTTTATAGGTTCACAGGATACGAGCGTTATTGGCGGTTCGATGAGGATGGCGGGGGTAGATCTCACGGTGGAAAATGGTTATGTCTTGAATAATTTCGTTGGTGAGCGCACTTAGTGAGGAATCGAGACGCCGCTGACAGAAAATGTGAGGTTGGCgatttaaaaatagaaaagttCAATCTTTgaccaaaataaacaaaagaaattcaaattaaattaaatttacttgaatttaaggttttttctttccaaaagaaaattgaaaaactgaAAG
Protein-coding sequences here:
- the LOC103425765 gene encoding sialyltransferase-like protein 1 yields the protein MRSHKAASSNNHLNRRPTILYLVCAVAFFSLFLFAIQSSLFAGNQKLHLHTQHDVRVLSEFQSTVKQCVANRGLGLTAHIIDHCNLTLKFPEGTNSTWYNEQFKTFEALEYHYNVCEALLLWEQYRNMTTVLTREYLDVRPKGWEEYAAQRIAQLGTKKCYNKTLCEEHLNVILPAKPPFHPRQFRTCAVVGNSGDLLKTEFGEEIDSHDAVIRDNEAPVNEKYAKYVGLKRDFRLVVRGAARNMVAILNGSADEVLIIKSVTHKDFNAMIKGITNPVYLFQGIVLRRGAKGTGMKSIELALSMCDVVDIYGFTVDPGYTEWTRYFSTPRKGHNPLQGRAYYQLLECLGVIRIHSPMRSKRKQDWSDVPSREMIGRAHAAALRLKRGEAGDLGQFGSCKVSGNVDPDKVGPVSGSPDMSDKRKFSNYNKWEVLPFKSLRKEAQDHYIQMEGVSLYKMDGNKLDDLVCVRHSLSDV
- the LOC103425766 gene encoding aspartokinase 2, chloroplastic-like isoform X1; protein product: METALHFSRVKTLCPASPERSLRFKQPLWSQSLRFATGVASSNGFFASAKSFSCTSRVLRVSCEGGIADVLEKKQTDNQSLGDNEKQLTCVMKFGGSSVATAERMREVADLILSFPQERPVIVLSAMGKTTNKLLLAGEKAVTCGVTNVSMIDELSFIKELHLRTVEELGVDSSIISSHLEELEQLLKGIAMMKELTLRTKDYLVSFGECMSTRLFAAYLNKIGVKARQYDAFEIGFITTDDFTNADILEATYPAVAKRVQGDWICDPAIPIVTGFLGKGWKSCAVTTLGRGGSDLTATTLGKALGLREIQVWKDVDGVLTCDPNIYPRAEPVPYLTFEEAAELAYFGAQVLHPQSMRPAREADIPVRVKNSYNPNAPGTVITHARDMSKAVLTSIVLKRNVTMLDIVSTRMLGQYGFLAKVFTTFEDLGISVDVVATSEVSISLTLDPSKLWSRELIQQASELDHVVEELEKIAVVNLLQHRSIISLIGNVQRSSLILEKAFQVLRTIGVNVQMISQGASKVNISLVVNDNEAEQCVRALHQAFFGNDLFEVERGSKNGSVLVSEQH
- the LOC103425766 gene encoding aspartokinase 2, chloroplastic-like isoform X2, with product METALHFSRVKTLCPASPERSLRFKQPLWSQSLRFATGVASSNGFFASAKSFSCTSRVLRVSCEGGIADVLEKKQTDNQSLGDNEKQLTCVMKFGGSSVATAERMREVADLILSFPQERPVIVLSAMGKTTNKLLLAGEKAVTCGVTNVSMIDELSFIKELHLRTVEELGVDSSIISSHLEELEQLLKGIAMMKELTLRTKDYLVSFGECMSTRLFAAYLNKIGVKARQYDAFEIGFITTDDFTNADILEATYPAVAKRVQGDWICDPAIPIVTGFLGKGWKSCAVTTLGRGGSDLTATTLGKALGLREIQVWKDVDGVLTCDPNIYPRAEPVPYLTFEEAAELAYFGAQVLHPQSMRPAREADIPVRVKNSYNPNAPGTVITHARDMSKAVLTSIVLKRNVTMLDIVSTRMLGQYGFLAKVFTTFEDLGISVDVVATSEVSISLTLDPSKLWSRELIQQELDHVVEELEKIAVVNLLQHRSIISLIGNVQRSSLILEKAFQVLRTIGVNVQMISQGASKVNISLVVNDNEAEQCVRALHQAFFGNDLFEVERGSKNGSVLVSEQH